A single Anatilimnocola floriformis DNA region contains:
- a CDS encoding type II toxin-antitoxin system RelE/ParE family toxin has product MPVVFYSPAANEDLLAIAEYIARDKPAAARRWVQRIQETCELLATQPNLGESRSGFGAPTARMFSVGNYVIFFRAVNGGIEVSRIVHASRDWHNL; this is encoded by the coding sequence ATGCCGGTAGTATTTTACTCTCCGGCGGCGAACGAGGATTTACTGGCCATTGCCGAATACATAGCTCGGGACAAACCCGCGGCGGCGCGCCGCTGGGTCCAACGAATCCAGGAAACTTGCGAGTTGTTGGCAACACAGCCCAATCTTGGCGAATCGCGTTCCGGATTTGGCGCGCCAACAGCGCGCATGTTTAGCGTGGGAAATTACGTCATCTTCTTTCGCGCGGTGAACGGCGGAATTGAGGTCTCAAGAATCGTGCATGCGAGTCGTGATTGGCACAATCTCTAA
- a CDS encoding ribbon-helix-helix domain-containing protein yields MTTEIPADLVPFVERLVSERRFFSSGEVLAEGLRLLQSREALRDEVAKGFEQLDAGQRIPAAEVYAQLESRIQQIESGK; encoded by the coding sequence ATGACCACAGAGATTCCCGCTGACTTGGTGCCATTCGTCGAGCGACTTGTTTCGGAGCGAAGGTTTTTTAGCTCCGGCGAAGTGCTCGCCGAGGGACTGAGGCTGTTGCAATCTCGCGAAGCGTTGCGAGACGAAGTCGCGAAAGGTTTCGAGCAACTCGACGCCGGTCAGCGGATACCTGCGGCCGAAGTCTATGCTCAATTGGAAAGCCGGATCCAGCAAATCGAAAGTGGAAAATAG